The sequence AATCACTTGATTACACCATAATTTTTCCAAGTCAGGGCGTGGATTTCACAACAGACGCTGGCAGCCTGACTCGGAAGAGTTATGATGTTGTAAACAAacacatttatttattaataccATACCTAAGTTCATGAATTTGTCTctaaaatgattttttcaagttttggcAAGGATAACTTGCTACTGATGTGATGGGCCTACAAATAGCACATTGATGGCAGACACTAGATAGGTCTAAGTCATCAACATTATAGCACTCTTTTGCTGCCACACTTTATAGCCTATAGGCAAACATTAATTGGACTGAAAATTACAAGGCCTCTTCCAACTGCAGGGCCACATGATTCCACAGTCTATTGCATGCCGTTGGGTCTCATCTGAAGTTACAAGtctcctactttctttttctgggaTGAAGATAACTGTCTTACTTTTAAAGGGAGCTCCAATTTTCACCAATAAACAAATTCCAACACAAATTGATGGTACCATGTCCCTAGTATTTGCTAGAAAACCAACCTATAATTGGATTCTGATCCATAAGAATATTGTTCCCAAGCCTTTCTTTggcctcttccttttccttcttaaGTTATCATACAATTGTGATAAGCATATGATATGAGTGTCAAggtaaaaatattaattaatttagcaTCATAAACTGTTTTGATTATTTGAGTCATGTGATAAGCTCAAaatatttcatccaatttgGTCAAACCATATTAAAGAGTACATAATGGAACAacaaaattgaattactaGAAAGCATTTAGATCATCAGAGCCTTTGTTATGTACAGGCCAATACACAAGAAATAAGCCAACCAACATTCTCATCTGCCTAATTTTAAACCCTGTTCATGAAAGAAGCTAGAAGGATACAAAAGTAgaagataaaacaaaaagggcCATCGGCAAGTTCTAAATCTTGGTTTATCTTTCCTTCACAGTTAGCTTAGTGCGTGGGGAAGCCATGCTGCTTATGAGGTTATAACTCTGAGGAATATCTATCTTTCTATATACAAGGTGACAGACAATCCAAAACAATCACTAATGCCATGACATTTAAATTTCTTGCACATGCCTGCAAATTTGTGCAGCTTTCCTTCTGATTGATCACTGAAATCTTTCCccatcaaaattaattatgtcaCTGTGTCCTGCATTTTTGTCATTACAACGTGAGATTATTATTCACTCTAAAAGGAAAGAAGGCAAACTCCTAAACAAGCTTGAGCCTAAATATTTtctaaaacaaatgaattGAGAATTGGAGAGCACTACCATGACTATAATTGACTAAGAGGTTTTTTCATTTGGATATCacatgaacaaaaaattagttaaatgATAGGTACGAGCCACCAAGTACACCACCATTGATAAATTTTGACTTAGgagggtgtattcaatttagattttaaatgattttaaaagagttatAAAGTTGATGGAGtttaattgaatttaattaaGTTTGACTAAATTCTACAAACTCCATATAGATTTTGACTGAATTTGTGTATAGATTTTAATTGAGTTtgttagaattttattattgattttaatggTGTTTATAGCGATGTCGGTGGTGGTGATGGCGATGGCAGTGGTGATGGCAATGCAGTGGCGATGGTGGTTTGTGGGGGAGGTagtggtggaggaggtgggggtggtagtggtggtggcgATGGGAGtgaggtggtggaggaggtggggGTGAtagtgatggtggtggtgggagtgaggtggtggtggaggtggtggcggtggcggtggcagTGATGGTAATAATGCTGGtagtggttgtggtggtggtgatggtagGTTGATAGTGGAGGTGGTAGTGGTAGAGGTGGGGGTAAggggggtggtggtggtggtgcagGTGGCGGCGGTGGTGACGGTGGTGATAGTAAGGTGATGCAGAATGCATATTATTAGTTTTCCTAATTCTTAAAGATTCATTCTTGTTAAAGGATCTCTTATTAGTTAATTTGCTTTCCTATTTCTTAAAGtttactttttccttttcctagaCTAAAAAGGGTTTTTGCCTTTATAAATAGGGTTTTTGCTAGGGATTGGGGTCGAGAAAGGGGTGACTTGGGGCTgatagtttttattattatttattttaaatttcttattttaaattgattttaaagTTTCTTATGTGGAGGTGGGCACCATTTGCCATGTCACCCACTCAATTGATAGATAATTATCCATGTGTACGAAATTACAAATACATCATTGCCACATAATCAAAGTTAAAAGACTTTTGGATGAAGTTAAAGGGAAAAGGTAAAGTGGGTTATCAAACCTCGATTAATGGATGAAACTGGgtcattttgagtttgagtgctgaagatgatgatgcgGAATATagctgctgcttcttcttcttattgcAGCAGCAGGAGATGGAGAGGTATGCATTGTCTTCACTCTAACTCCACTATTGTTGTTTTCGCCAAAGATTACTTTGCTTTCCTTCACTCTCAACCTTCTAAACCAATCAAATCTACAAGAACCCAACTAGAGCAGCCAGTGAGAAACTCACCCAAAATCACAACTGTTGAGGATGCTTTCAATGTGTTTGATAGAATGCTTCAAATGCGTCCTCCGCCTTCAGTTGTTCGTTTCAATCAAATATTGGGTCAAGTTGTGAAATTGAAACATTATTCGGCCGTCATCTCCTTGTATTACCAAATGGATGTGTCGGGAATTGGACCTAATGTTTATACTCTAAACATTCTCACAAATTGTTGTTGTCATCTAAACAAAATGGGGTTTAGTTTATCTGTATTGGGAAAATTCTTCAAAGCTGGTCTTGAACCAAATGTCATTACTTTCAACATTCTGATCAACGGCTTTCTTCTTGAGAATAGCGAGGCGGAGGCGGCAggaattttcaacaaaatgaTTGCGGGAGGTAATTGTCAGCCTAATGTGGTTACTTATGGCACACTAGTAAAGGGCTTTTGCATGAAAGGTAACAATAGTGCTGCTATTCAGTTGCTTAGGAAGATGGAGGAAGGAGCTTGCAAGCCTGACCTAGTTGTCTATAACACAATCATCGACAGTCTTTGTAAGGATACACTAGTTGATGATGCATTAAACCTCTTTTCTGAAATGATGTGCAAGGGTATTGCCCCAAATGTCATTACCTATACATCCTTGATTCATGGAGTTTGCAAATTAGGCGAGTGGAAAGAAGCTACAAGGTTGTTGAATGAAATGGTGAGTAAAAATATCTTTCCAAATGTGTTCACGTTCAGCGTCTTGGTAGACACAATTTGTAAGGAGGGGATGGTCGTGGAAGCAGAAGGTGTGGTTGAAATGATGATTCAAAGAGGTATTGAACCTGATACGGTTACATACAGTTCACTCATGGATGGTTACTGTTTGCGGGGAGAAATGGACGAGGCACAAAAAGTTTTCGAGCTAATGCTTAGTAAGGGCTCGATGGTTAATGTTGTTAGTTACAACACATTGATAAATGGATATTGtaagcataaaaaaatagatgagGCCATGATGCTTTTTCTGGATATGTCTCATAAGGGCCTGGTTCCAAATACCATTACTTATAACACTCTTCTGTACGGCTTTTGCAAAACAGGCAGAATACAGGACGCACAAAAGTTGTTCTACGAGATGCAAGCTTGTGGCCAACTTCCAGATGTTCAAACTTATTCTATTTTACTGCATGGCCTGTGTGAAAACCGACAACTTTGTAAGGCAATGCAATTGTTTGGAGACATGAAAGCGAAGAAGTTGGATATTGATATTGTGATTTACAGTATTCTTATTGAAGGTTTGTGCATAGCTGGAAAAATTGAATCTGCAAGGGATCTCTTTTGTGGTTTATCATCAAAAGGACTTCAACCTGATGTGAGGACATACACTATAATGATTAATGGACTCTGTATCGGGGGCCTAACAAGTGAAGCGGAAAAGTTGCTGGTTGAAATGGAAGGGAAAGGCTGTTCTCCAGATGGTTGCACATATAACACAATTATCAGAGGGCTTATCAGTAACAAAGAGACATCAAGGGCGATGGTACTTATTCAacaaatggtggagaagggttTATCTGCAGATGCATCAACAATGGAGTTGATAGTTCAATTACTGTTGAAAGATGAAGTGGATCCTGCTTTGTTGCCGTTGATAAAAGAATCACTGTGAAATTAATTTGCATCTGTGGACAATGAACTGGTGCATCTTTGACGACCATAAAGGTATTACAGTGGTCGTGGGTGTGGCAGGAGGTGAAAATGCCTTCTCACGTGTATCCGGAATTTCTGGTATTAATTCTGTTTCATgaaatttctattttattttgtatgggACGATAGGAGAACCTCTGTTTCAACCAAAGATCCCTTACAAACCTCTGTCCGCTGATGCAAGAGCACAGTGGACAGATTTTATCTTTGCATGAAGTTTCTCATAAAAGTAATTGCTCAGAAATTGCAGACAGATTTTATGTACTGGAAACATTGTTTGATGGGTGATAAATCTAAATGCTGTTGCTATTGTTTATGTACTGGaaatattttctatttggGTACAAGACATTGTTGGATGACTGAGGGTTACTTTGAGACAGTATTTTTGGTTAAGGATGTTGTTATTGTTATGCACAGCATTATCTTGTATAATTTTCGTTCTTGTACATTACTTTTTCTCTGACGTCTCTCCTAAAAAAACTATCATTTCCCAGGTCCAGGTGAGTTGTTTCCTTATAAATCTATATATTGCAATGACATGCATCCTGGCAATTCAATAATGAGGGGGAAGTGAGGGGGATAGACACCACTAACACTGACACTGAGACTGGAGTTGTAAGCTTGTTGTCATTCACTCATCTGATCCCATATCTTGTTttccaaaataatattttcaactgtgtttgtgatttttgtttttccaatgATTGTTTCGTTTTCTCTCTGTTACGTTATGTTTTACGATTTAAATATTCAGTTGTGTGTTGGCTGCATTTTCTTtacatttgtttctttaacttttgtaatttttcccATCATTGTcctataaaattttgaatcgTCCATTTGAGATAGTGATAATTCGAGTTTTAAACAAAACTTGAGATCGAAATGTCACTCCTCTTAAAGTTAGTGATGTCAAGCCAGCATAATGTGATGCCTTTTCACATGTTATATACTCATCTCCATATCCGTGTGTATATCGTTGcatgagtgagagagagagagagagagagagagagagacagacagacagacagacagacacaCAGACAGACACACAGacacagacacacacacacacacacacgacTCACAAGACAATCAGTCCCTAATTTTAGATCACAAAACTCTGATGTGTTAGAAGGGCTATATATGAGTAGAATTAGCTTTCTGAATAATCAAATATGTTTCCTTACTTTATTAACTGTTTATAGGATGATTCGAGAACCCACTCATTCCTCAACATGTTTGACATCCCTGTCTAGGTACTAGGCAAGGGATAAGATTGGTATATATTGTCATATCTCTGTTAGATTGTCAAAATATGGGTTGTGTATTTCGTATGatatttgttttccttctttagTTCAGCTCTATGAAtccttttatttcattattttgtgTCCTTAGACATGTCTTCCCATAGAATGGTCATATTTAATGATTATCCAGTTTTCTTGCAGTTGTTAAGAAtgctgatatttttttttccagggaATATGGACAGGGACCTGCCAGGCAGCATTTATTGGGTTGGCATATTTCCTTTATTAAGTGAGAATCCTAGACATTTGAAACTTTATTGGTGTTGGTGGTTGTATCTTTCTGATGGTGATAAAgctccttttctctctttaaCATATTCAGGTCGCTTGCTGAATTTTCACGAATCCCTGTTGTTGTTACAAACCAAGTGAGGTCTCAAACTCGTGATGAAGCCTGCCAGTATTCTTTTCATGGTAGGACAGTATTGTCAGATGTGATATCCTCCCTATGggttatgaatgcaatatattttatttgtgcAGGGCAGAGCAGGGAAAAAGCAGTGGAGGATCATACAGGATACGATTTTCATCTTGTTGCTGCTTTGGGGATTCACTGGGCTCATGCTGTGACCATACGTCTAGTGCTGGATTCTAAGTCTGGTTTGCCCAATATATGCTTTAGcttgaaaattattaaactGTCATGAAGCAGACTCTTGCTGCTTAGTTATTCATATGAGGTATCTTTGCAAATCTAATTGTATGGATATGTTTCTTTCAGAATACGTGCAACTCTATCTGTTAGGTTTTTCAATATGTATGAGTCTGTGTGCCCTATATTCTCTTCAATGCCTTCCAGAAGCTATCAGAAGattaacaacaacaattaatccctttttttcattttgattgatttgtttAGCAAAATTGATGTGGATATCTTTTTAAAACCGATGATTTTACTGTATATAATTAGAATTGAATGGTCATAACAGTTTATGGTTCCAGAGTTGGAGAAAATTTGACCTTTTAATGAGATGATGACAATGATGACAACGTGGAATCCAAAACTATTTTCCCCCATTACTGATTCCACACTTTCGTTTTTTTCTTGTAGGGAAGAGGTTCATCAGGCTGGCAAAGTCGCCCATATCACCACCTCTGGCCTTCCCTTATAACATAACATCATTTGGAATCACATTGCTTAATGATGATGGAATAGAACTGACTGGACCGGAGATAAACTCAATTCATTGTCAAGGTTTGTCACTGAGGCTCTTGTTGAGTGAATCTGGAAATCCAAATTAAggacaattagaaaaacaaatactggaataaattgtaaaataaaataaaatattaaataattttaattgatgtgactGTCCACCTCAACTGCCATATAAGATGGTATAGggatgtggtatacaaatgtgattagagtagcattattcatatattgtttttattctCAAGATATAATTTCATCACTTCTACTACCACCATCAATCATGACTATCACCATAGCCGCCCCCCCCCCACCACCACGGCCATCATCGTCGTTGCCttcaccacaaccaccaccaccacaatcaTCGTCGGTGCCGCCCTCtagcaccaccaccacctccaccaccacccaccATCGCCCCCACTACTAACCCCATGATGTAGAATAGTCCGTAGGTTTAGAGTAAACACTTGAGCAGCAGAACAGAGAGGAAATAAGGGATCGAGGAGAAGAATTAGAGATCGAAGAGACAAAGGGAAAGGGAAGGAATTAGAGAGTTTAAAGTAAGGAAATTTATCATTAATCAAGTCTGCCTTAAAAGATTacaaaaactctatttatagaggcaaaaaccctttttagtttaggaaaaggaaaagtaaactttCAGAAATAGGAAAGCAAATTAACTAATAAGAGATCTTTAACAAGAAGGAATCTTTAAGAATTAGGAAAACTAATAATATGCATTCTGCATCATTCTCTCCCACCGAAAAAGAACTCGACACCGGCGAGTACACCAAGATTACTGATGATGACGACGTTTGTAAGTATGGATGATGGAAGGATGGGATGCAGCCAAATCAAGATCATGAAGAGCATCCTGATAACTTTGCAGAAGAGTGGAATCCAACTGGCGAAATTTAGCTTCTGTAATCAAAGTATCCTCAGTAGCAGGCCTTCCAACCCAACGAACCAGATAACGGGTAGGACCTCCAATAGACGAGGCCATAATTTCATGATCCAAGACGTCCTCAATCTGATATGTAGGGACATAACTAGTAGAAGGAATATGCGGCACCATAGGAGGAGTGGAACCATGAGCAAcatccataaaaataggaggAGAAAAGGTGCCCCAATAA comes from Prunus dulcis chromosome 6, ALMONDv2, whole genome shotgun sequence and encodes:
- the LOC117629528 gene encoding putative pentatricopeptide repeat-containing protein At1g12700, mitochondrial; translated protein: MMRNIAAASSSYCSSRRWRGMHCLHSNSTIVVFAKDYFAFLHSQPSKPIKSTRTQLEQPVRNSPKITTVEDAFNVFDRMLQMRPPPSVVRFNQILGQVVKLKHYSAVISLYYQMDVSGIGPNVYTLNILTNCCCHLNKMGFSLSVLGKFFKAGLEPNVITFNILINGFLLENSEAEAAGIFNKMIAGGNCQPNVVTYGTLVKGFCMKGNNSAAIQLLRKMEEGACKPDLVVYNTIIDSLCKDTLVDDALNLFSEMMCKGIAPNVITYTSLIHGVCKLGEWKEATRLLNEMVSKNIFPNVFTFSVLVDTICKEGMVVEAEGVVEMMIQRGIEPDTVTYSSLMDGYCLRGEMDEAQKVFELMLSKGSMVNVVSYNTLINGYCKHKKIDEAMMLFLDMSHKGLVPNTITYNTLLYGFCKTGRIQDAQKLFYEMQACGQLPDVQTYSILLHGLCENRQLCKAMQLFGDMKAKKLDIDIVIYSILIEGLCIAGKIESARDLFCGLSSKGLQPDVRTYTIMINGLCIGGLTSEAEKLLVEMEGKGCSPDGCTYNTIIRGLISNKETSRAMVLIQQMVEKGLSADASTMELIVQLLLKDEVDPALLPLIKESL